In Cololabis saira isolate AMF1-May2022 chromosome 10, fColSai1.1, whole genome shotgun sequence, a single window of DNA contains:
- the blvra gene encoding biliverdin reductase A, which produces MLGAVVVGVGTAGCVRIRDMLKPLAGSSAEKMEVRGFVSRRELGPQQGVDQIPLDAALTRDDIQAAFICTENQSHEDYVRKFLQAGKHVCVEYPMAMSHRGALELWDLAQQKGLILHEEHIELLSEDFKALKTEVQGKVLQEGTLHFTGGALKPGFGFPAFSGIARLTWLVELFGELSVTAATMEEDSGSGYTKMTAKLLTGDGRPLTWVEERQAGLPRAKNIQLVFESGTVSRVPAAPRGTVGLFMQDLVLFSNKLLGLVAPEDLQTERVRVLHCLDLADRIQQLCQG; this is translated from the exons ATGTTGGGGGCGGTGGTCGTCGGCGTCGGCACGGCCGGCTGCGTCCGGATCAGAGACATGTTGAAGCCGCTGGCCGGCAGCTCCGCCGAGAAGATGGAGGTCCGGGGGTTCGTGTCCAG GAGGGAGCTGGGTCCCCAGCAGGGGGTGGACCAGATCCCGCTGGACGCCGCCCTGACCCGGGACGACATCCAGGCCGCCTTCATCTGCACCGAGAACCAGTCCCACGAAGACTACGTCAG GAAGTTCCTGCAGGCGGGGAAGCACGTCTGCGTGGAGTACCCCATGGCCATGTCCCACCGGGGGGCCCTGGAACTCTGGGACCTGGCCCAGCAGAAag gGCTCATCCTTCATGAGGAACACATCGAGCTGCTGTCAGAAGACTTCAAGGCTCTGAAGACGGAGGTCCAGGGGAAAGTCCTGCAGGAAGGGACTCTCCACTTCACCG GGGGCGCCCTGAAGCCGGGGTTTGGGTTCCCGGCGTTCAGCGGCATCGCTCGCCTCACCTGGTTGGTCGAGCTGTTCGGAGAGCTCTCTGTTACCGCGGCAACGATGGAGGAGGACTCTGGGAGCGGCTACACCAAGATGACCGCTAAGCTGCTGACCGGTGACGGCAG GCCGCTGACGTGGGTGGAGGAGCGGCAGGCCGGTCTCCCCCGGGCCAAGAACATCCAGCTGGTGTTTGAGTCCGGCACCGTGAGCCGGgtccctgcagctccccggggGACGGTGGGACTGTTCATGCAGGACCTGGTCCTGTTCTCCAACAAGCTGCTGGGCCTGGTGGCCCCGGAGGATCTGCAGACGGAGAGAGTCCGGGTCCTGCACTGCCTGGACCTGGCTGACCGGATCCAGCAGCTCTGCCAGGGCTAA